Proteins encoded by one window of Glycine soja cultivar W05 chromosome 15, ASM419377v2, whole genome shotgun sequence:
- the LOC114386283 gene encoding BRISC and BRCA1-A complex member 2-like, producing MRKEDISTKGCIVAENDIWDQYVLHQRKRVGEVDDDRLTFEASTILSREGIEMHMSSGAEKSEEVKFAVPLLDMNINKMVACCPWRYSQKIFLQVVYPVGRKYMSAPSAARLKLVSSPELKAVFSIDDVKLPPWLDGMCLAEYLPNLEEYLGKQVLEAVSLIEVRRHFIEALSSPFGRPVEADAVFCRKATFLAASGVFTFLVHLLIPTQFPKQQPAIMLQSSQHFNSQMAPMKSRVMSDYPWSPRWEPSLMAERICEFLADEALNFKRQCSEGQVQ from the exons ATGAGAAAGGAAGACATTAGCACTAAAGGGTGCATTGTTGCTGAAAATGATATCTG GGATCAATATGTGTTGCATCAGAGAAAGCGCGTCGGAGAAGTTGACGATGACCGGTTAACATTCGAAGCCAGCACTATCTTGTCCAGGGAG GGAATAGAAATGCATATGAGTTCTGGTGCTGAGAAG TCAGAGGAGGTTAAATTTGCTGTGCCCCTACTGGACATGAACATAAACAAGATGGTGGCTTGCTGTCCCTGGAGATATTCCCAGAAGATATTCTTACAG GTTGTATATCCTGTTGGAAGAAAATATATGTCAGCGCCTTCAGCTGCTCGCCTGAAGTTAGTATCTTCTCCTGAGCTGAAAGCCGTATTTTCCATTGATGATGTCAAGCTACCTCCTTGGTTGGATGGGAT GTGTTTGGCAGAATATCTCCCAAATCTGGAAGAATATCTTGGGAAGCAG GTCTTAGAGGCTGTTTCATTGATTGAAGTTAGAAGGCACTTCATTGAAGCATTATCCAGTCCGTTTGGAAGGCCAGTTGAAGCTGACGCT GTCTTTTGCAGGAAGGCAACTTTTCTTGCTGCATCTGGTGTTTTCACGTTCCTG gTACACCTCCTAATTCCAACTCAATTTCCAAAGCAACAGCCGGCTATTATGCTTCAAAGTTCACAG CATTTTAATTCACAAATGGCACCTATGAAGTCACGTGTTATGTCTGATTATCCATGGAGTCCGAGATGGGAACCATCACTGATGGCCGAGCGTATTTG TGAGTTTCTGGCAGATGAGGCCTTGAATTTCAAGAGGCAATGCAGTGAGGGTCAAGTTCAGTAG
- the LOC114388564 gene encoding cellulose synthase A catalytic subunit 3 [UDP-forming]-like, with product MTESEEAGAKPMNTLGGQVCQICGDNIGNNVNGDPFIACNVCAFPVCRACYEYERKDGNQSCPQCKTRYKRHKGSPAILGDQEEDGGADEGASDLNYNSENQNEKQKIERMLGWQMAHGRVEEAVAPNYDKEVSHNHIPLLSGGQEVSGELSAASPERLSMASPGGQGKRVHNLQYSSDLNQSPNIRVGDPGLGNVAWKERVDGWKMKQDKNVAPMSTGQATSERGAGDIDASTDVLVDDSLLNDEARQPLSRKVSIPSSRINPYRMVIALRLVILCIFLHYRITNPVPNAYALWLISVICEIWFAISWIFDQFPKWLPVNRETYLDRLALRYDQEGEPSQLAAVDIFVSTVDPLKEPPLVTANTVLSILSVDYPVDKVSCYVSDDGAAMLTFEALAETSEFARKWVPFSKKYSIEPRAPEWYFAQKIDYLKDKVQPSFVKDRRAMKREYEEFKIRVNGLVAKAQKVPEEGWVMQDGTPWPGNNTRDHPGMIQVFLGQSGGLDTEGNELPRLVYVSREKRPGFQHHKKAGAMNALVRVSAVLTNGPFLLNLDCDHYINNSKALREAMCFMMDPNLGKNVCYVQFPQRFDGIDRNDRYANRNTVFFDINLRGLDGIQGPVYVGTGCVFNRTALYGYEPPIKPKHKKPGLLSSLCGGNRKKRSKSSKKGSDKKKSSKNVDPTVPIFSLEDIEEGVEGAGFDDEKSLLMSQMSLEKRFGQSAVFVASTLMENGGVPQSATPETLLKEAIHVISCGYEDKTEWGSEIGWIYGSVTEDILTGFKMHARGWRSIYCMPKLPAFKGSAPINLSDRLNQVLRWALGSVEILFSRHCPIWYGYSGRLKWLERFAYVNTTIYPVTSIPLLMYCTLPAVCLLTNKFIIPQISNIASIWFISLFLSIFATGILEMRWSGVGIDEWWRNEQFWVIGGVSAHLFAVFQGLLKVLAGIDTNFTVTSKASDEDGDFAELYLFKWTTLLIPPTTLLIINLVGVVAGISYAINSGYQSWGPLFGKLFFAFWVIIHLYPFLKGLMGRQNRTPTIVVVWSILLASIFSLLWVRIDPFTTRVTGPDVEQCGINC from the exons ATGACGGAGTCAGAAGAAGCTGGG GCAAAGCCAATGAACACATTGGGTGGCCAAGTCTGCCAGATCTGTGGTGATAATATTGGGAACAATGTGAATGGCGATCCTTTCATTGCTTGCAATGTTTGTGCTTTCCCTGTCTGCAGGGCGTGCTATGAATATGAAAGGAAGGATGGAAATCAGTCTTGCCCTCAGTGCAAGACCCGGTACAAGAGGCACAAAG GAAGTCCTGCAATTCTTGGAGACCAGGAAGAGGATGGGGGTGCTGATGAGGGTGCTAGTGACTTAAATTACAATTCAGAAAATCAGAATGAAAAACAGAAGATTGAGCGCATGTTGGGCTGGCAAATGGCACATGGGCGAGTAGAGGAGGCTGTTGCTCCAAATTATGATAAGGAAGTTTCTCACAATCACATTCCTCTGCTCTCTGGTGGACAAGAG GTTTCTGGAGAATTATCTGCAGCCTCACCTGAGAGACTGTCAATGGCATCTCCAGGTGGCCAAGGGAAGCGTGTCCATAATCTTCAATATTCCTCTGACCTTAATCAATCAC CAAATATTAGGGTTGGGGATCCTGGATTGGGTAATGTGGCATGGAAAGAAAGAGTTGATGGCTGGAAAATGAAGCAAGATAAGAATGTTGCTCCAATGAGCACAGGCCAAGCTACTTCTGAAAGAGGAGCTGGAGATATTGATGCTAGTACTGATGTGCTTGTGGACGATTCCTTGTT GAATGATGAAGCTCGGCAACCCCTCTCTAGGAAGGTTTCTATTCCATCATCTAGGATCAATCCATATCGTATGGTCATTGCTCTGCGGCTGGTTATCCTATGCATTTTTCTGCATTATCGAATAACAAATCCTGTGCCCAATGCATATGCATTGTGGTTGATATCAGTCATATGTGAGATTTGGTTTGCCATATCGTGGATATTTGATCAATTCCCCAAGTGGCTCCCTGTGAACCGTGAAACCTATCTTGACAGACTTGCACTAAG ATATGATCAGGAAGGGGAACCATCACAGCTAGCAGCTGTTGACATTTTTGTCAGTACTGTTGATCCATTAAAAGAACCCCCACTTGTGACCGCGAACACTGTCCTATCTATTCTTTCTGTTGACTACCCAGTGGATAAGGTCTCATGTTATGTCTCTGATGATGGTGCTGCTATGTTGACATTTGAAGCTCTGGCTGAGACATCAGAGTTTGCTAGGAAATGGGTTCCTTTCAGCAAGAAATATAGCATTGAACCTCGGGCACCTGAGTGGTATTTTGCACAGAAGATTGACTACTTGAAAGATAAGGTTCAACCATCATTTGTCAAAGATCGTAGAGCAATGAAG AGAgaatatgaagaatttaaaattcgcGTCAATGGACTTGTTGCGAAGGCACAAAAGGTTCCTGAAGAAGGATGGGTGATGCAAGATGGTACGCCATGGCCTGGAAACAACACTAGAGACCATCCAGGAATGATTCAG GTTTTCTTGGGCCAAAGTGGAGGACTTGACACCGAGGGTAATGAACTTCCACGTTTAGTCTATGTTTCTCGTGAAAAACGTCCAGGGTTCCAACATCACAAGAAGGCTGGTGCCATGAATGCACTT GTTCGAGTCTCAGCAGTCCTTACTAATGGACCTTTCTTATTGAATCTTGATTGTGATCACTACATAAACAACAGTAAAGCCTTGAGGGAAGCTATGTGCTTTATGATGGATCCCAACCTTGGGAAAAATGTTTGCTATGTCCAGTTTCCACAGAGGTTTGATGGTATTGATAGGAATGATCGATATGCCAATCGCAATACTGTTTTCTTTGAT ATAAACTTGAGAGGTTTGGATGGCATTCAAGGTCCTGTTTATGTGGGTACTGGATGTGTCTTTAATAGAACAGCTTTGTATGGCTACGAGCCTCCTATTAAACCCAAGCATAAAAAGCCTGGGTTGCTTTCTTCACTCTGTGGTGGTAACCGAAAGAAGAGATCAAAATCTAGCAAGAAAGGCTCAGACAAGAAAAAATCTAGCAAGAATGTTGACCCAACTGTGCCTATCTTTAGTCTTGAGGATATAGAAGAGGGGGTGGAAG GTGCTGGATTTGATGATGAGAAATCACTACTTATGTCACAAATGAGCCTTGAGAAAAGGTTTGGTCAGTCTGCTGTCTTTGTTGCCTCTACACTCATGGAGAATGGTGGTGTTCCTCAGTCTGCAACTCCAGAAACTCTTCTTAAGGAGGCTATTCATGTTATCAGTTGTGGTTATGAGGATAAAACAGAATGGGGAAGTGAG ATTGGATGGATTTATGGTTCTGTCACAGAAGATATTCTTACTGGATTCAAGATGCATGCCCGTGGTTGGAGGTCTATATACTGCATGCCCAAGCTCCCAGCGTTTAAAGGTTCTGCTCCTATCAATCTTTCAGACCGTCTGAACCAAGTGCTTCGATGGGCTTTAGGTTCGGTGGAAATTCTTTTTAGTCGACACTGTCCCATCTGGTATGGTTATAGTGGAAGGCTAAAGTGGCTCGAGAGGTTCGCATATGTGAACACCACAATCTATCCAGTCACTTCCATTCCCCTTCTCATGTATTGTACCTTACCTGCTGTCTGTCTCCTGACTAACAAGTTCATTATTCCACAG ATTAGTAACATTGCAAGTATATGGtttatctctctctttctttccatCTTTGCAACCGGTATCCTTGAGATGAGGTGGAGTGGTGTTGGAATTGATGAGTGGTGGAGAAATGAACAATTTTGGGTTATTGGTGGTGTTTCGGCCCATCTTTTTGCCGTGTTCCAAGGTTTACTCAAAGTGCTTGCTGGAATTGACACTAACTTCACCGTTACCTCAAAGGCATCAGATGAGGATGGAGACTTCGCAGAACTCTACTTGTTCAAATGGACAACCCTTCTCATCCCACCCACGACACTTCTCATCATAAACCTGGTGGGGGTTGTTGCAGGCATCTCCTATGCCATCAACAGTGGTTACCAATCATGGGGTCCCCTCTTTGGTAAGCTTTTCTTTGCATTTTGGGTGATCATCCATCTCTACCCCTTCCTCAAAGGTCTCATGGGTCGCCAGAACAGAACACCAACCATTGTTGTAGTCTGGTCCATTCTTCTTGCATCCATTTTCTCTCTGCTGTGGGTCCGAATCGACCCGTTTACGACAAGAGTCACTGGTCCTGATGTTGAGCAGTGTGGAATCAACTGCTAG